The DNA window TTTCTGATGCAGTTGCAGAAGGGTGTCGACTCTCCtgtggtagtggtggttgGAAATGAGCCTGCGGCGTTGCTGATGCCTGTCGACTTGGTGCCCGTTGTTGTACGATTGACCCGGTTCTTGAAGGTTGGGATGGTGTAGGTTGAGAACCTCGAGCTACTGGTGTTGGTGCTTGTGAAGCCATACCTCCTTGTACTGTAGGCTGGCTCTGGGGTGTTTGCCTAACCGGCAAGGGAGTTGGTGCCTGTGAAAGAACTTGACCTTGAAGAGCGCTTTTATTGGTATTTCtaacttgttgttgctgttgctggtTGCCCATAAATTGCTGCTGTTGTGCAGCTTGCAACTGTGGTGAAAAGCTCTGCTGCTGAGGAGTTTGTCCAATCGATTGTGCTCCTTGCActtgattttggttttgattcTGGTTCTGAACTGATTTTAGATTGTTATTCTGTAATgattgctgttgttgttgctgttgtaaTTGTCTCTGTTGTTGCGCTTTAGCTTGAAGTACTAACTGATTTCTTATATAGATCCCCactttttgatattgttgaaacTTCGCCTTACACtcaattatttctttatcaatttgttgaatctGCTCTGGAGTAACATTTCCtgatttctttgtttgCTCCAATAATTGCACTCTTCTTTGAACCTCGCTGAGCTTTTGTCTAATCTGATTGAATCTTTCCATCGTTATATTACTATTTGCAATAGGAATACCATTAATCTGTCCAGGTAATGCACCATTGGGACCAGGTGTATTATTGTTTCTCATCAcattattttgattcatttgttGGACATTTTGCTGCACTTGTGGTTGTGGAGTTGGGTGTGGTTTCTGGGATTGGAATTGTTCTGGGGGCGACTGCTGTGTCATCAAAGGTGATTGTTGGCGCATAGGGGTACCAGCATTGATTGGCTTTTGTTGCATCATTGGCGATTGGAGCATCATACTGGGAGACTGTTGCTGCATCATTGGTGTACCAACTTGGCTATTGTTCATGGCATTAAAATTCTCATTGTTATTCATTTGTGCTAGTGCCTGTGCTTGTGCTTGAACAGCTTGGATTTGTCGTTGATGCTCTGTTAAATTTCTTTGCTGCTGAGTCTGTTGTTGAGTTTGCTGTTGAGTCTGCTGTTgagtttgttgttgagtgcgttgttgttgctgttgttgcaaCCTGTTTTTTTGAGCTTGATATCTCGCTAATAATCTTCTAATATTTTCAGCTCTATTGAAATGCTGTTGTCTTTCGGCATCATTGGTAGAATTCTTGGCTTGGTCATAAGCTGTTCTCATTGCAGTCACCAATTGGGCCaattgttgtggtggtatATTCTgtaaattaatttgttgttggggTTGCTGGCCATTATTGGCATTTTGATTCTGAGATCCATTACTCATTGAATTATTCATTCTTGTACTGAAATATTAAACTGGTAATAAATGAAATGGGGACCTTTATACGTATATGTATAAagtatttattgaaattgggTTGTTCAGGTTAAATCTTATGACCCGATtcttattaaaaaaaaaaggacaACAATAAGTTCAGTAATATTGCAATAACCGTTTGAAGTATAACACGTTAGGTCAATATGGATCTGATCTATTCTatcagttttttttttcaatcttaTCCTTGTTGTagatttcaattgaaaataatatgTTTTGAGAGTagacattttttttattttccgagatttttttttttttttgttttgttttttttcctACAAATCAGAACTTGTTCGTTGAAAGAAGTTTTGGTAATTTTCATACCACCCATCATATTTCTGATAGTGATTAGTTAAATTATATAGCATTTGCACTAATTGCCTCTACTGAATACTAAGAATTATTGTATtgaaaactaaaataaaTAGTTGTTTAGTCTTAAACTATGTTTctatcaattaaatattcTATTGGAGGTATAAAATTATCGGGGTAATGTTCACACTTTTTCAGCAACAGCCTTTTCAGATTCTAAAGTCATTTCAACTTCATCAGCTGAACTATTAACAGAttgttcttgtttattACTTGCCTTTTTCCTTTCGGCATCAGCAGCAGCCTGTAATTCCTTTTGTTCTtctaatttcttgaaataaGCAGCATAACCAAACTTACTTCTTGCTCTAAGATATGGACCAAAGTATCCAAACACGTATGGGACGGGAACCATTACTAAGGCAATAAATGCAAAAAGAGATCCTGCCCAACCTATTCCCAAATTCTCAAAACACTGCACTGTGAAAAGAGGAAACACAGATGCCAATGTGTATCTCAATAAATTATTGGCTGCAATGGCAGAGGCAACGTAAATCGGAGGGAATGACATGGAAAAGTACAGAACGACTGAGAAAAACACCAAGATTAACCCATATCCAAAAAACACGCCACTAGCTGTTGGTGCCATCCAATGAACCGAGTCGTTTCTACCACTCCATCCCAACCAAAACAATGCAATTGGCAAGAATGGTGCTCCAATTTTACCGTTTAACAACTTTTCCTCTGGTACACCCCAAATAAAGTTACCGTCAGCATCACGTTTACCACGAGATCCATCTGGATTCTTTGGGAAGAAAATGGTTTTGTCCAAAATGACATACGTCATCACTCCAAGGAACAAACCAATTCCAACTGAAATGAAAGGCAACCCAGAAATACCAAGATCCATATGATAAACTCCTCTAAAAATGACTGGGAAAGCCTCAAAGAACCCAAACAAGACAGcaaatataaatgaaatataCACCGACAATACTAGCACAATTGGCTCTTCAATGAGCAACTTCAAAGGCATAAACaagttgaatttgataacTTTCTTAACAAAAgcaatattcaattttggcACTTCCACTTTCATGCCTTTCTTCTGTGCCTTTCTTGCTAAAATGATAGGCTTATAAGTCTCAGGAAGAATGATGGTGAATGGCCACACGGCACCGAAAAACATCAATAACACCCAAGCAGAGGCCCACTGCCAACCTTTATGTTCACTAGCAAACCCACCAATAATTGGTCCTAAAACTGGACCCAAGAAGGGACATAAACAGAATAAGGCAACAGCAAAGGATTGTTCCGCAGGGTTGATGGCCCAGCAGTCGGAAATCGTACCACTTGCCACCGCTAAAGCTGGACTGGAAAAAAACCCACAAAAGAAACGCAACACCAAAATAGTTCGGACGTTTTTTGCTAATCCAACACCCATGGTAAATAGCATCGCAATTGGTAAGGAAAACATGTACAATGGCTTACGACCAAATACTTCAGATAAAGGACCAGATAAAGCTGGACCAAATGCTAATCCAAGTAAGTAAAATGTAAGCCCAGCAAGACACAATTCTTGTGAGGCACCAAATCTCACCATTATTTCTGGAACACTACCGGTGTACATTGAAGAACCCAAAGAACACACAAGACATAAAATAGCTGCTGTGTACGTGATCATCcattttttccattttggCCAATTATGTGGATTGTCTTTATCATCTGGTCCATCATACAGCAACTCATCAACAGTATAGATCTTTTCTTTGTCAAACGTAGTACTAGTTGAAGAATGGGGATGAATTAAcgattcttcttctttgatCTGCTCTTCAGCAGCAGCCTCAAGCGATTTATGAGACTTGATTCTCTCAATTGTATATTCTCTGTTCAATctgttttcttcttcttcttcttcttcttcttcttcttcttctttgtcGCCATCAACACCAGAAAAATTCATTGGAATGGAGCCATCGGAATCTTCGTTTGAATCACTTATTTGATTCACACTATATTCGTGATCTTGTACGGTACTGTCGTCATCTCCTTGAGAAATGGCATTGGTAGCACCTGAGTTCTCATTGTGGTTGATTTCATTAGCATTGACTGCTTCAATGTCTTTTTCCTGATCGACATCGTCAATATTTGGTGACACTTGACTGTCCATCTCATCAGCAGTTTCGTAAACAGATGACTCTGTGTTGGATGAAAATGACTGTCTTGTGTCAGAAGTTGTTAAGACTGCTTGTCTAAGCTTAGATTCTTCCTCTTTTGAAGTTCCAAAAAAACCCATACTGAAAGTACTTCTCCTcttgatcaattattatatagCTATATTTATAAAGAAGTAAACAATGATGAAAAGTGTTTTCTTCTGACTCAATCTTTGACTGAAActaataaaaaacaaaagtgGTATCTAATGGGgaaataaaatagaaaaatatctattaagaaaagaaagaggaAAATCTTAAACATATGAAAGCTTTTCAAAAATGGAATACAATTACAATTTATATAACTTCTActctattgttgttgttgttgtgtcAATTGTCAATTGAACGGCATCTCGGAAAGTAGAAACTTTGCTAAACAAGAATAGAGGGAAATAAAACTTGAGAATTAGGTTACAATGCACCTAGAGGACCTAAAAATAATGAGAggtgtgtgtgttttttttttttttcgttttttcattttggcTTTATGTCATAAATTATCGGATTTAAGGCAAATAATTACACAAAACTCTTAATGGAGTTTTACTAGAGTCTATGAgttggtaataataacaaacttcaattattaataccCTTTTTCTCCTCAATTGAAGCTATAAATAAACTATCCCTTCCTCccctttttcttcttctcctcaaataatcaatttaattagCAATTATATAACCAGACAGCAAGCATGGAATATTCTTATGTTTAAATAAATGGAATTcaaacaaaccaaaaatCTAGATCAGCATCAACAAAGAACTCAAATGCGTTAGAATTAAAATCGAAAACTTAgccaaaatgaaaatgaatgGTTCGATTTTTGTGACTCTTTACCCGtcaaatttttgttatttcgtttttcaatttacaTCGAAAATCTCTTGACCTACACGCAAACACACAAACACACACCATGAATTTTGTGGCGATACCCGCGGCAACGGTCGCCACATTCATTGCAAGGTAGTGGTAGCTCTCTTGATATGTGGGTGGGTAGGATGCGTGTTTCCATGCTTTTTTTTACCGCTTCTTCAAAACATGTGAGAGAAAGAATTAACATGGTTCAACATTTAGTTGACTTCTGATTCTATCCTGGTCACTTTTTGATCTAATTTTCggattaattaaattaagaTTTTGGGTCTTCCATTAAACAATTCGggttttttgttattaccTTTTGCCCAgaaatttttatcatttcGCTAGAAAAGTATAACCAagtgaaaaagaaagaaatggaACAACGATTTACAACCCAAGTTAAACTATTAGTATCTAGTGAACTTTACTGAACAATCAATCAGAAGAGATCATAAAAAAAcgaacaagaaaaatagaaaagaaaaagtctTTTCAAACACCAACGAATGACTTTGTGGtggtaatgatttattGTAGAACCACCATCGGGGATAAGATATATGTACCACATTTAGTTACTTGGTGTGGCTGTACAACAGTTTTATTGGTGGTAAATCCTAAAATTAGTTTCTACATCCACAGAAACAACTGGCAGACAACACAGTCATTAAACAGTAATGATAGGGGGAAAAAATAGGATCCTTTTAGGTTTCATTAACTGGTGTTCAATTTGACGTGGGCAGACAGGCAGGCAGTGCTCATTTGCTTGTATTGTTTCCACTCGAAGCTGAGTACGAATTTTTCATTCTATTGTTTGAACATAACGATTACCGATTCGACAATCGGTTCTGTGTAATCATACATGCATCGGATATAAATGATGAAAGTacacaaattgaaaaatcaagtTATATAGAAATGTCCGATAAATGATAAGACCAAGTATTTTGATTGCTAATTCTAGATGGATAATCTAACAACTTGGTGTTGCTTTACCAATCTGTCTATTAAAATCTATTgagaaaatatatatatatatatcaaaatGACGGGATTTATATGGAAAACTGCCAAAGATAAGGAAAACTTTAACACTATAAATTAGTACTTTGTGCAACATTATACTATTATTCTCTTCTGTTGTTTCAATAGGTGTATAACATGAGGCTTGGTTTTGCCAATGAAATTTACCACCTACACCAAGTAGTACCaatagttgttgttatctTCTTAATAGACAACTTTAAAGCTAATCGAGTTTTTCATGGCCATACTTGGTACTACCACCATAATATGCTTTGGCTCGAATGTATCCAAACGTAAAGTTACACgcaaatataattaatatgAATCCCAACATAAACAAGTAAAATTTTAAACTCAAAGGTTCAATTAACGAATTGATGATCattccaataatttcaGCACtcattattgaaatattaCTCAATTTGTAAGGGTCCTGTTTCATACATTTCTCAAATTTTTGACATTTGGATACCAACAATGGGACCAAGTTATCTTTATCGTCACAACCGTTCTGGTAATACGATCGGCGACAGGACTCGATGCTAATCATCAAATTcgtttgttgttgctctacttttgattttatgTCCGTATTTATCGTctgaaacaaacaataaacaagaTATATACCATACAATGAAGCAATGAAATTTATAAGCATTTGTAAGTATGACATCAACAAATAAGGAATTCTTTCTATTGGTGATATATTATGCTGCCAAGGGGAAGGTAAAAGTATTTGGTTATTACGTTGATACTCTTGTAAGTACAACTGACGCTCCTCTAATTGCTGTTTGTATTGTTGCATTTgcaaatttcttttctcttgTTCGAGTGATTGTAAATTACTATTGCGAGGTGGCGCTGATGATACTGAGTCATCTTTATtgttataataataatgatggtgatgattaTGGATAGTCACTGGCTGTTGATAATTGCTATGTAAGTTTTGATACTCGCCCAACAGTTGACCCAGTGGCATTTCATTGCTGTGGGATAAAAATAAGTTTATATTGCTTGGTTGAAATGTACTAGTGTTGGCTTTTCGGGTAATCATTGCATCGTTTTTCATAGGGGTGAATGAACTAGTGTCATATTCATAATCTACATCGGGAAGTGTACTTTCAGCTTTTGCGTTAGATGGTTCCAAAACTGTTGGTGGAGGCATTAATAGTAATGGTTTCTTAATTGCAAGTTTTGCTCCCATTAACGTAGGagataataaagaaaacaatCCATCTTCCTGTTGTGCTTCTTCACTAATATCTTTATCGTCACTTTCCGTTCCAGTTCCAAAATCATCACCCTTGACGTTATCTATCTCAAAAGTGGTATCGTCTATTTCCATGTGATTGGATAAATCATCTGtatcatcaatatccaTTGGGTCATCATAAATGTTGTCGTATACTTCTTCAATCTTCAAGTCTCTGTCATTATTTGATCTCTCGTTTAACGACAAAGACAGTAGAAGCATTCCagcatcaatatcattatatACATTAGTAGCATGACTAGGCATTAAGAATAGAACATTAATTGTAAGTAAACCCTAAAAGAATTGACAACAGTAATACAATAATCACATTTGAGTTTTCTGTTTTAggggagaaaaaaaaaaacaacaacaacctaAAAAAAGGTTCAATAGAGAGATTATTCGCAAACTTACACTATTTGGAATGGGACGGCTCCAGTTTTAACAAGGTAACCTTTTCGTAAATTATTTGAGATTATTGTtctttattgataaaactTTAATATTTACTCTAGTTATACTTGGTCTTTGGTTGCTTGCAAaggtaataataatatcgACATTCTTAAGTACGAAGATTGTTTATTGTCTTTCCCTTCCCATTGCATATGCGCGCTACCAATAGGGTCATTTTttggagaaaaaaaaaaattcaactttCTTCGCTTTTCCAAACCGAGAAAACTCCAATGCCTAATAATAACTCATCTCATCGATACTCTGTTCAACTCACCAATATCATAGTCCaacaattatcattaaacaTGGCTtctaaaagaaaaagaaaggaaaaacaaaaagattttACTAAAGCAAAATTAAAGGTTGGTAAGACTGCTCAAAAACCGGATAATTATACGGATACCtcattcaaatcaaaaaccaTCTCTTTACCCAATCAATCTATTGCATCAAGTTCTAATTCTAGTGTTGGCTCTCGTGCTTCTGGACCATCGGTAGGTCCTTCATTAGCTGTGTTGGCTCatcaattatcattaaCCAAACATCATTCTTCCAACACAAGAAAAGAagttttgaattatttacaAACACATTTACCTGAAAATCCTTCATATTATAAGAATATAATGACTAGTATCTTACCACTAATCCTAGATGAAGATAAGGAA is part of the Candida dubliniensis CD36 chromosome R, complete sequence genome and encodes:
- a CDS encoding nucleus export protein, putative (Similar to S. cerevisiae BRL1), which produces MPSHATNVYNDIDAGMLLSSLSLNERSNNDRDLKIEEVYDNIYDDPMDIDDTDDLSNHMEIDDTTFEIDNVKGDDFGTGTESDDKDISEEAQQEDGLFSLLSPTLMGAKLAIKKPLLLMPPPTVLEPSNAKAESTLPDVDYEYDTSSFTPMKNDAMITRKANTSTFQPSNINLFLSHSNEMPSGQSLGEYQNLHSNYQQPVTIHNHHHHYYYNNKDDSVSSAPPRNSNLQSLEQEKRNLQMQQYKQQLEERQLYLQEYQRNNQILLPSPWQHNISPIERIPYLLMSYLQMLINFIASLYGIYLVYCLFQTINTDIKSKVEQQQTNLMISIESCRRSYYQNGCDDKDNLVPLLVSKCQKFEKCMKQDPYKLSNISIMSAEIIGMIINSLIEPLSLKFYLFMLGFILIIFACNFTFGYIRAKAYYGGSTKYGHEKLD
- a CDS encoding polyamine transporter, putative (Similar to S. cerevisiae TPO4), with translation MGFFGTSKEEESKLRQAVLTTSDTRQSFSSNTESSVYETADEMDSQVSPNIDDVDQEKDIEAVNANEINHNENSGATNAISQGDDDSTVQDHEYSVNQISDSNEDSDGSIPMNFSGVDGDKEEEEEEEEEEEENRLNREYTIERIKSHKSLEAAAEEQIKEEESLIHPHSSTSTTFDKEKIYTVDELSYDGPDDKDNPHNWPKWKKWMITYTAAILCLVCSLGSSMYTGSVPEIMVRFGASQELCLAGLTFYLLGLAFGPALSGPLSEVFGRKPLYMFSLPIAMLFTMGVGLAKNVRTILVLRFFCGFFSSPALAVASGTISDCWAINPAEQSFAVALFCLCPFLGPVLGPIIGGFASEHKGWQWASAWVLLMFFGAVWPFTIILPETYKPIILARKAQKKGMKVEVPKLNIAFVKKVIKFNLFMPLKLLIEEPIVLVLSVYISFIFAVLFGFFEAFPVIFRGVYHMDLGISGLPFISVGIGLFLGVMTYVILDKTIFFPKNPDGSRGKRDADGNFIWGVPEEKLLNGKIGAPFLPIALFWLGWSGRNDSVHWMAPTASGVFFGYGLILVFFSVVSYFSMSFPPIYVASAIAANNLLRYTLASVFPLFTVQCFENLGIGWAGSLFAFIALVMVPVPYVFGYFGPYLRARSKFGYAAYFKKLEEQKELQAAADAERKKASNKQEQSVNSSADEVEMTLESEKAVAEKV
- a CDS encoding TBP-associated factor, putative (SCTAF12) translates to MNNSMSNGSQNQNANNGQQPQQQINLQNIPPQQLAQLVTAMRTAYDQAKNSTNDAERQQHFNRAENIRRLLARYQAQKNRLQQQQQQRTQQQTQQQTQQQTQQQTQQQRNLTEHQRQIQAVQAQAQALAQMNNNENFNAMNNSQVGTPMMQQQSPSMMLQSPMMQQKPINAGTPMRQQSPLMTQQSPPEQFQSQKPHPTPQPQVQQNVQQMNQNNVMRNNNTPGPNGALPGQINGIPIANSNITMERFNQIRQKLSEVQRRVQLLEQTKKSGNVTPEQIQQIDKEIIECKAKFQQYQKVGIYIRNQLVLQAKAQQQRQLQQQQQQQSLQNNNLKSVQNQNQNQNQVQGAQSIGQTPQQQSFSPQLQAAQQQQFMGNQQQQQQVRNTNKSALQGQVLSQAPTPLPVRQTPQSQPTVQGGMASQAPTPVARGSQPTPSQPSRTGSIVQQRAPSRQASATPQAHFQPPLPQESRHPSATASEKPLPQQQQQQGVGTAKSPSVAATPAQNNGTVTARSASPAATTTDGATTGRTGTPQQQQSRSRSGSSLNLAGITRQSVPSLPISSSINVKQPTITTFNSINDTRPSLTGGAANPLSILLDTPAITRLPTFDIEGDTGILDSNSSGRVLNKRKLGDLINTIGVDEGDGKTTIDGNVEEFLLDLADEFIHSVTSFACRLAKHRKVDSIEARDVQLHLDKNWNIKIPGYAMDEIRSTRKIQPSTSYSQKVQGVEVSKAVNDDNV